In the genome of Triticum urartu cultivar G1812 chromosome 5, Tu2.1, whole genome shotgun sequence, one region contains:
- the LOC125510655 gene encoding E3 ubiquitin-protein ligase EL5-like — MSVTGTSVAAAATMLAAAAAIFITFVVCFYLFLCAKRYRGAAPAIGGGGGADGRGRGPRFVFGGPCHGRGLDETAIVALPRREVAQGDPAADCAVCITELAAGEAARLLPRCGHSFHVECVDMWLRSHSTCPLCRCAVADEAPTVQPPEADPESPIFPTNVLFFGSQDAVATGGTPRQPVPPQPSQGPIAGVAAVVEAARVAALRRLLGCGGGTSPPPPPPPPQAGRDLEMGPAQAGGESSTPRPAKPQPGS; from the coding sequence ATGTCGGTGACGGGGACAtccgtggcggcggcggcgaccatGCTGGCCGCGGCggccgccatcttcatcaccttcgTCGTCTGCTTCTACCTCTTCCTCTGCGCCAAGCGCTACCGGGGCGCCGCGCCCGCaatcggcggcggcgggggagcgGACGGCAGGGGCCGGGGGCCGCGGTTCGTCTTCGGGGGGCCCTGCCACGGGCGGGGCCTGGACGAGACGGCCATCGTGGCGCTGCCGCGCAGGGAGGTCGCCCAGGGGGACCCCGCGGCCGACTGCGCCGTCTGCATCACGGAGCTCGCCGCCGGGGAGGCCGCGCGCCTGCTGCCGCGGTGCGGCCACTCGTTCCACGTCGAGTGCGTCGACATGTGGCTCCGCTCGCACTCCACCTGCCCGCTCTGCCGGTGCGCGGTCGCCGACGAGGCGCCCACCGTGCAGCCCCCCGAGGCCGATCCGGAGTCGCCCATCTTCCCCACCAACGTGCTCTTCTTCGGCTCCCAGGACGCCGTGGCAACCGGCGGCACGCCGCGGCAGCCGGTGCCGCCGCAGCCTTCCCAGGGCCCGATCGCCGGCGTCGCGGCCGTGGTCGAGGCGGCCAGAGTGGCGGCCCTCCGGCGGCTgctcggctgcggcggcgggacgtccccgcccccgccaccaccgccgccgcaggCAGGCCGCGACCTGGAGATGGGCCCCGCGCAGGCCGGCGGCGAGAGCAGCACGCCGCGGCCGGCGAAACCGCAGCCAGGTTCTTGA